The Papaver somniferum cultivar HN1 unplaced genomic scaffold, ASM357369v1 unplaced-scaffold_107, whole genome shotgun sequence genome includes a region encoding these proteins:
- the LOC113328257 gene encoding SUPPRESSOR OF ABI3-5-like gives MDFTRHLLQEEWVHVRALEGHPVVHEADLRIGGTDSDRRFDMALLSEATYPRKAYHRHIHDRDTHAYSYRGIDSSHDSGFDRPTRFAGRNHADFAPYDIGHDYRHHMSRRREDRHERDTDYGRSIYGSDCDKSRKRDGSWERCDSLVRVRDRQRSSWKRDQSPEHSLYCGHYDRQRIRSPRVHNQWKGNYDDRRNYEHSSVVPSSTVRVRGLSSNATKEDVYQILAEWGPICNVRVLKEKESSTCRGFAFIDFPSVRAARTMMEEVGYDGLVDDGRELSFEYSFKKIKSKSRVLHEKLNSKRRRLRQLERDAVAARAQQQQQEEKEVQEEEGEVDDRDVVEVELEDWLAVDEETEVEDREAGEGEAEVDEETEVEDREAGEGKAEVEELVQGEQQQTEVEDREAEVEELVQREGEEQLQQKQQRQLVEELEIGEILHGPSSHGISASMSCEELEERMDCIKEDPYLKVVIEDIEIGGPDVMMRYLSDPEVLQKLGHAMGFTVSEGIVNSTEHTAREDAD, from the exons ATGGATTTTACACGTCATTTACTTCAGGAAGAATGGGTCCATGTCAGA GCTCTGGAGGGGCATCCTGTGGTTCATGAGGCAGATCTTCG GATTGGTGGTACTGATAGTGATAGAAGGTTTGACATGGCATTGTTAAGTGAGGCAACATACCCTCGGAAGGCTTATCACCGACACATACATGACAGGGATACCCATGCATATAGCTATCGTGGCATTGATAGCTCCCACGATTCTGGGTTTGACAGGCCTACAAGGTTTGCTGGTCGTAATCATGCTGATTTTGCACCTTATGATATTGGTCATGATTATAGGCATCATATGTCTCGAAGAAGGGAGGATAGGCATGAAAGAGATACCGATTATGGCCGCTCCATCTATGGTTCTGATTGTGACAAAAGCAGAAAAAGAGATGGTAGTTGGGAGAGGTGTGATTCCCTTGTTCGTGTTCGTGATAGACAACGTTCGAGTTGGAAGCGAGATCAAAGTCCAGAACATTCCCTGTATTGTGGACATTATGATCGTCAGAGAATAAGGTCTCCTCGAGTTCACAACCAGTGGAAGGGCAACTATGACGACAGGCGGAATTATGAACATTCTTCAGTG GTTCCATCTTCAACCGTTAGGGTGAGGGGTTTGTCAAGCAATGCAACTAAGGAAGATGTTTATCAGATTCTA GCAGAATGGGGACCCATTTGTAATGTGAGAGTTTTAAAGGAAAAGGAATCTAGCACCTGTCGTGGATTTGCATTTATTGATTTTCCTTCAGTG AGAGCAGCTCGTACTATGATGGAGGAAGTTGGATATGATGGCCTCGTTGATGATGGGAGAGAGCTGTCTTTTGAGTACAG TTTCAAAAAGATCAAATCGAAGAGTCGAGTCCTGCACGAAAAGCTAAATAGCAAGAGAAGAAGGCTACGACAATTAGAAAGAGATGCAGTTGCTGCACGtgcacagcaacaacaacaagaagaaaaagaggtGCAAGAGGAGGAAGGAGAAGTAGATGATAGAGATGTGGTAGAAGTAGAACTAGAAGATTGGTTGGCTGTGGATGAGGAAACAGAAGTAGAAGACAGAGAAGCAGGAGAAGGAGAAGCAGAAGTGGATGAGGAAACAGAAGTAGAAGACAGAGAAGCAGGAGAAGGAAAAGCAGAAGTGGAAGAACTAGTACAAGGAGAACAACAACAAACAGAAGTGGAAGACAGAGAAGCAGAAGTCGAAGAACTAGTACAACGAGAAGGAGAAGAACAACTACAGCAGAAGCAGCAACGGCAACTAGTAGAAGAACTTGAGATTGGTGAAATCCTGCACGGGCCTTCTTCACATGGTATTTCTGCTTCCATGTCTTGTGAAGAACTTGAAGAAAGAATGGATTGCATCAAGGAAGATCCATATTTAAAAGTTGTTATAGAAGATATTGAGATCGGTGGTCCAGATGTAATGATGAG GTACTTGAGTGATCCCGAGGTCCTACAGAAGTTGGGGCATGCTATGGGTTTTACAGTTTCAGAAGGCATTGTCAATTCAACTGAACATACTGCACGAGAGGACGCTGACTAA